From a region of the Paenibacillus sp. FSL R10-2734 genome:
- a CDS encoding sugar ABC transporter substrate-binding protein: MNRMKSLLISTFVIVLSAGLLGACSSNNSESSKDSSDKAVTINYYDWTDEQPYMTKIVSAFQEKYPNIKVNANFIPSSDYVQKMLVNLSTGGGDMDVFASQNTSNLSEYISKQVLEPLDDVAASSALSGISESINQLKNNDHIYGLPYRTSKWALFYNKDLFDKAGVTYPDSTWTWDDYEQAAKKLTSGSGQSKVYGSMSYQADNTWWRVLANIQGANNPLNADELKTFMKAVEYNYNLTYTSGAQQPFGELVGNAGADFTGRFLQGNVAMMWNGDWAVQMLNDAIAQKGTKVNYDIAPLPHWEDSEPATTGSFAVVMVNKASKKIDAAKKFAEFLASEDAAKIIADNGLLTPWTTDAVNQAYLTKLSTPANAKVLVDPIKVLSQVPMDPLFNQGLSIVKEEASLYLLQKQSIEETTKKIESRIQKEVK; encoded by the coding sequence ATGAACCGAATGAAATCTTTATTAATTAGTACTTTTGTAATCGTTCTCAGTGCCGGGCTACTAGGAGCATGTTCATCAAATAATTCAGAATCCAGTAAAGATTCCTCCGATAAAGCAGTGACTATTAACTATTATGACTGGACTGACGAACAGCCTTATATGACGAAGATTGTTAGTGCGTTTCAAGAGAAGTATCCGAATATTAAAGTGAATGCGAACTTTATTCCATCCAGTGATTATGTACAGAAAATGCTTGTGAACTTATCTACAGGTGGAGGGGATATGGATGTATTCGCATCACAGAATACATCGAATCTCTCAGAATATATTTCGAAGCAGGTGCTAGAGCCGTTAGATGATGTTGCAGCTTCAAGTGCTCTCTCCGGCATTTCAGAATCAATTAATCAATTGAAAAATAACGATCATATTTATGGTCTTCCATATCGTACAAGCAAATGGGCACTTTTTTATAATAAAGATCTATTCGATAAAGCGGGTGTTACTTATCCGGATAGCACTTGGACATGGGATGATTATGAACAAGCTGCTAAGAAGCTAACGAGTGGAAGCGGTCAGAGTAAGGTATACGGTTCAATGAGTTATCAAGCGGACAACACATGGTGGCGGGTGCTAGCTAACATCCAAGGAGCAAATAACCCCCTAAATGCGGACGAGCTCAAGACCTTTATGAAGGCGGTTGAGTACAACTATAATCTAACCTACACTTCGGGAGCACAGCAGCCTTTTGGTGAGTTAGTAGGGAATGCAGGGGCGGATTTTACAGGTCGTTTCTTGCAAGGCAATGTCGCTATGATGTGGAATGGTGACTGGGCTGTTCAAATGCTAAATGATGCAATTGCTCAAAAAGGAACAAAAGTAAACTACGACATTGCTCCGTTGCCTCATTGGGAGGATTCAGAGCCAGCGACAACAGGCTCCTTCGCGGTAGTGATGGTGAATAAAGCTTCAAAGAAAATTGATGCTGCGAAGAAATTTGCAGAGTTCCTCGCTTCTGAAGATGCAGCTAAAATTATTGCGGATAACGGGCTATTAACGCCATGGACAACAGACGCAGTAAATCAAGCTTATTTAACGAAGTTATCAACACCAGCGAACGCCAAAGTATTGGTAGATCCGATCAAGGTTCTGAGCCAGGTCCCAATGGATCCATTATTTAATCAGGGCTTGAGCATTGTGAAGGAAGAAGCTTCACTCTACTTGTTGCAAAAGCAATCCATCGAAGAAACCACTAAGAAAATCGAAAGTCGTATCCAAAAAGAAGTGAAATAG
- a CDS encoding sugar ABC transporter permease has protein sequence MDLRNWRKYGIAYLFLAPSLIGLIVFKLYPIVKTLILSFTQWDGFQPYKFIGLANYKDLLTDETFKISLVNNLLYTLVTVPITIVLSILLAMLMNFKVRGIKGFRLLYFFPNITAAIAIGIIWAAMFEQYGPINTILRAFGVGNPPGWLASTSLALPAIMLVSIWKSVGYNAVILFAGLQGVPRHLYEAAELDGAGRFKRFIHVTLPGLSPVIYFTVMTGIIYSFQVFDTVMSMTQGGPGRSTNVLVYYIYNTAFQNYHFGAASAMSYVLFVIILILTLIQTKAQKRWVSY, from the coding sequence ATGGATTTGAGAAACTGGAGAAAGTACGGCATTGCCTACTTATTCCTAGCGCCCAGTTTGATTGGATTAATCGTATTTAAGCTATACCCTATTGTAAAAACACTAATTCTTAGCTTCACGCAATGGGATGGATTTCAGCCATACAAGTTTATCGGGCTAGCTAATTATAAAGATCTCCTAACGGATGAAACGTTCAAAATATCGTTGGTCAACAACTTACTGTACACACTTGTTACAGTACCGATTACCATTGTTTTATCCATTTTATTGGCAATGCTGATGAATTTTAAAGTTCGTGGGATTAAAGGCTTTCGATTGTTGTACTTCTTTCCTAATATTACTGCGGCGATCGCAATCGGGATTATTTGGGCCGCGATGTTCGAACAGTATGGGCCTATTAATACGATTTTGAGAGCTTTTGGAGTGGGTAATCCGCCGGGATGGCTTGCATCGACATCATTAGCACTGCCAGCGATTATGCTGGTTAGTATTTGGAAAAGCGTTGGATACAACGCAGTGATCCTGTTTGCTGGATTGCAGGGAGTACCACGCCATTTATATGAGGCAGCAGAGCTCGATGGAGCAGGGCGGTTTAAGAGATTTATCCATGTTACACTCCCAGGCTTGTCACCTGTAATTTACTTTACGGTAATGACAGGGATTATCTACTCGTTCCAAGTATTTGATACGGTGATGTCCATGACACAGGGTGGGCCAGGAAGATCGACGAATGTTCTTGTTTACTATATTTACAATACAGCCTTCCAGAACTATCACTTTGGTGCTGCGTCGGCCATGTCTTATGTGTTGTTTGTGATCATCTTGATCCTGACCCTTATCCAAACGAAAGCACAAAAGCGTTGGGTATCCTACTAG
- a CDS encoding carbohydrate ABC transporter permease, whose amino-acid sequence MTKTIIKNVCVYILLLLVAFVTVLPFIWMVSASLKTQATIFQNSMQLIPKDPVWSNYGDVWRKVPFATFYLNTIKITILSTVGTLISASLAAYAFAKLKFPGNDKLFLLFLATMMIPGQAIMIPQFEIMKNLGLVNTHWALILLTLFNPYGVFLLRQFLLQLPDDLNESARIDGCSEFGIFMRIIMPLAKPALVTLGIFTLLGSWNDFLNPLIYLSQEKLYTIQLGIRYFQQVNGADYPLIMAATTMSLIPMIIIYLFAQRYFIEGIAVTGTKG is encoded by the coding sequence ATGACTAAGACTATTATAAAGAATGTGTGTGTATATATATTGCTGTTACTTGTCGCTTTTGTTACAGTGCTTCCATTCATATGGATGGTATCGGCCTCGTTAAAGACGCAAGCAACGATCTTCCAGAATTCGATGCAGCTGATCCCGAAGGATCCAGTGTGGTCAAATTATGGCGATGTATGGCGCAAGGTGCCGTTTGCTACCTTTTATCTGAATACGATCAAGATTACGATTTTATCTACGGTGGGAACATTGATATCTGCATCACTTGCTGCCTATGCCTTTGCAAAATTGAAATTTCCGGGAAATGACAAGCTGTTCTTATTGTTTCTCGCAACGATGATGATTCCAGGGCAAGCTATTATGATTCCTCAATTTGAGATTATGAAGAACCTAGGTCTAGTAAATACGCATTGGGCATTAATCTTGCTAACCTTATTTAATCCTTATGGCGTATTTCTACTTCGTCAGTTCTTGCTACAGCTGCCGGATGATTTGAATGAATCAGCGCGAATTGATGGTTGCTCTGAATTTGGTATCTTTATGCGGATTATTATGCCTCTTGCGAAGCCGGCATTGGTCACATTGGGTATATTTACACTGCTTGGCTCGTGGAATGATTTTCTCAATCCGCTAATCTACCTGAGTCAGGAAAAGCTATATACAATTCAATTAGGTATTCGCTATTTCCAACAAGTTAACGGTGCGGACTATCCATTAATCATGGCAGCAACAACGATGTCATTAATTCCGATGATCATCATCTATCTATTCGCTCAGCGTTACTTTATTGAAGGGATTGCAGTTACAGGAACAAAAGGATAA
- a CDS encoding glycoside hydrolase family 2 TIM barrel-domain containing protein, which produces MNQKRLFNDGWEFAKSTLEVTDGKSLNFQPVDLPHDWLIYNTLDLYENGIGWYRKRFTSEKKGNQLLLCFDGVYMDSTLYVNEQYIGEWKYGYSSFEYEITDAILEGENEILVKVVHESPNSRWYSGAGIYRNVWLKTRDCNHIVTDGIYVHTVQKDDDWRVEVNTDVNITEDMWLSQTILYKDRVIKSCVEKLSAGDQATSRVCQVLSVEKPLLWSTDEPHLYQLKTELQHIASDQSSTIEEVTQSVGFRTIVLDPQEGMLLNGVKIKLNGVCEHHDLGALGSAFYTAALRRRFEILKDMGVNAIRTAHNMPAAELMDLADEMGLLVVSEAFDMWERSKTTYDYARFFKDWALRDVQSWVMRDRNHPSLFMWSIGNEIYDTHADKRGQEITSMLMEAVLQYDPKGNGKVTIGSNYMPWENAQKCADIVKVAGYNYAEKYYHQHHAEHPDWIIYGSETASIVQSRGIYHFPFEQSILADDDEQCSALGNSATSWGAKSAEACIIAERDAAFSLGQFIWTGFDYIGEPTPYHTKNSYFGQIDTATFKKDSYYIYQSAWTNYKKNPMVHIFPYWDFNPGQMIDVRVCSNAPKIELQFNGETVGTYDIDHEHGTQLAGWWKMPYEPGELKAIAYDESGQIIAVDIRKSFGDASRICLKADKATLLADGTDLIFVEITMEDENGHAVENANNRVQVQVSGAGRLIGLDNGDSTDYDQYKGTSRRLFSGKLMAIVAADLEVGTITFEVTSKGVEGSKLQLQSIPMIDHRIGISANTRNLDLPCVIGNAEEIPLRKIEIISHSGQQFNENRREMLVSANLYPVDTSYSEVEWSIVNDAGIESNLARIESFGQEAKITALGDGNFRVRCMSKNGTEKTKLISQLEFTASGLGTAFKDPYGFISGGLYDEVKGEVGNGNERGVATSRDGETQVVYRDIDFGPYGSDLISIPLFALTSEPYALQIWEGMPDEENSELLADVIYQKESKWNVYQEATYQLSKRLTGITSICFVLQKKVHIKGFSFVKKNRAFEQNRAADCDRIYGDSFTIAEQGVEGIGNNVSLVFEQMDFTTKGTSKLVICGRSPIDKNTIHIRFEEGEESSNQLIEFTQSDGYVERVFELEKMTGMQMVTFIFLPGSQFDFGWFRFEC; this is translated from the coding sequence TTGAATCAAAAAAGATTGTTTAATGATGGCTGGGAATTTGCGAAGAGTACCTTAGAAGTGACGGATGGTAAGTCCTTGAATTTTCAGCCTGTCGACCTCCCTCATGATTGGCTGATATATAATACGCTAGACTTGTATGAGAACGGCATTGGCTGGTATCGAAAGCGCTTTACAAGTGAGAAGAAGGGTAATCAGCTATTGTTATGCTTTGATGGTGTTTATATGGACTCTACCCTTTATGTGAATGAGCAATATATTGGGGAATGGAAATACGGTTATTCTTCCTTTGAGTACGAGATTACAGACGCCATTCTAGAGGGAGAGAACGAAATTCTGGTCAAGGTCGTGCACGAGAGTCCCAATAGTAGATGGTATTCAGGAGCGGGTATCTATCGGAATGTATGGCTCAAGACAAGAGATTGTAATCACATCGTGACAGATGGAATTTATGTTCATACGGTACAAAAGGATGACGATTGGCGAGTGGAGGTCAACACCGATGTGAACATTACAGAGGATATGTGGCTTTCCCAAACCATTCTGTATAAGGATCGAGTGATCAAGAGCTGTGTAGAGAAGCTTTCTGCTGGAGATCAAGCTACCTCACGTGTATGTCAGGTGCTATCTGTCGAGAAGCCTTTACTATGGAGCACGGATGAGCCGCATTTATATCAGCTAAAAACAGAATTGCAACATATAGCATCTGATCAGAGTTCAACCATTGAGGAAGTAACACAGAGTGTAGGCTTTCGAACGATTGTACTGGATCCGCAAGAGGGCATGCTTCTTAATGGGGTAAAGATTAAGCTTAACGGGGTTTGTGAGCATCATGATCTTGGAGCATTGGGATCAGCGTTTTATACTGCTGCATTGCGAAGAAGATTTGAGATCTTAAAGGACATGGGCGTGAATGCGATACGTACTGCTCATAATATGCCTGCTGCAGAGCTTATGGATTTAGCGGACGAAATGGGTCTGCTTGTTGTTTCGGAAGCCTTTGATATGTGGGAGCGATCAAAGACCACGTATGATTATGCAAGATTCTTTAAGGATTGGGCGTTAAGAGATGTGCAGAGCTGGGTTATGCGAGATCGTAATCATCCAAGCTTGTTTATGTGGAGTATTGGCAATGAAATATATGATACGCATGCTGACAAGCGAGGGCAAGAAATTACGAGCATGCTGATGGAAGCCGTGCTTCAATATGATCCAAAAGGCAATGGGAAAGTGACCATTGGATCGAATTATATGCCATGGGAAAATGCCCAGAAATGTGCGGATATCGTAAAGGTGGCAGGCTATAATTACGCGGAGAAATATTACCATCAGCATCACGCGGAGCATCCCGACTGGATCATCTATGGAAGTGAGACCGCCTCTATTGTGCAGAGCAGAGGAATATATCACTTCCCATTCGAGCAATCCATCCTGGCTGACGACGATGAGCAATGCTCTGCGCTAGGCAATAGCGCAACAAGCTGGGGAGCGAAGTCAGCAGAAGCATGTATTATCGCAGAGCGAGATGCGGCATTCTCATTGGGTCAATTTATCTGGACCGGCTTTGACTATATTGGTGAACCTACGCCGTATCATACGAAGAACTCGTACTTCGGGCAGATTGATACAGCGACCTTTAAGAAGGATTCTTATTATATCTATCAATCAGCTTGGACGAATTACAAGAAGAATCCCATGGTTCATATTTTTCCCTATTGGGATTTCAATCCAGGTCAAATGATCGATGTTCGAGTCTGCTCGAATGCACCGAAGATAGAATTGCAATTCAATGGTGAGACTGTAGGGACCTATGATATCGATCATGAGCATGGAACACAGTTAGCGGGTTGGTGGAAGATGCCTTATGAACCAGGCGAGCTCAAAGCAATCGCTTACGATGAGTCTGGACAAATCATTGCTGTAGACATTAGGAAATCGTTCGGAGACGCGAGTCGAATCTGCTTGAAGGCTGATAAGGCTACGCTCCTTGCCGACGGCACAGATTTAATCTTCGTCGAAATTACGATGGAGGATGAGAACGGTCATGCAGTTGAGAATGCAAACAATCGCGTTCAGGTTCAGGTGAGCGGGGCGGGCCGATTGATCGGTTTAGATAATGGAGATAGCACTGACTATGATCAGTACAAAGGTACGAGTAGACGGTTGTTCAGCGGTAAGCTAATGGCGATTGTTGCTGCGGACTTAGAGGTAGGTACGATTACGTTTGAGGTTACATCGAAAGGTGTAGAAGGTAGTAAGCTGCAGCTTCAATCGATCCCTATGATAGATCATAGAATAGGCATTTCAGCAAACACAAGAAATTTAGATTTGCCATGTGTGATAGGAAATGCAGAAGAAATTCCTTTGCGAAAAATAGAAATTATAAGTCATTCTGGACAACAGTTTAATGAAAATAGAAGAGAAATGCTCGTAAGCGCAAACCTTTATCCTGTAGATACTTCCTATTCTGAAGTGGAGTGGAGCATTGTAAATGATGCAGGGATCGAATCTAATCTAGCGCGGATCGAATCGTTTGGACAAGAAGCCAAGATCACGGCATTAGGAGATGGGAATTTCCGCGTCCGCTGTATGAGTAAGAACGGTACAGAGAAGACCAAGCTCATTTCTCAGTTGGAATTTACGGCGAGTGGTTTGGGAACGGCTTTCAAGGATCCGTATGGATTTATTTCTGGTGGCCTATATGACGAGGTGAAAGGCGAAGTCGGAAACGGAAATGAACGAGGCGTAGCGACGAGTCGAGATGGTGAGACACAGGTTGTTTATCGGGACATTGATTTTGGACCTTATGGCTCGGATTTGATATCGATTCCCCTATTCGCATTGACTAGCGAACCCTATGCGCTCCAGATTTGGGAAGGCATGCCGGACGAAGAGAACAGTGAGCTTTTGGCAGACGTTATTTATCAGAAGGAATCGAAATGGAATGTTTATCAGGAGGCAACCTATCAATTATCCAAGAGACTCACTGGTATTACCTCTATTTGTTTCGTATTGCAGAAAAAGGTGCACATTAAAGGCTTTTCATTTGTGAAAAAGAACCGAGCGTTCGAGCAGAACAGGGCTGCAGATTGCGATCGTATTTATGGTGACTCATTCACCATCGCGGAACAGGGTGTTGAAGGGATCGGGAATAATGTATCCCTTGTGTTCGAGCAGATGGATTTTACCACGAAAGGTACTTCAAAGCTTGTCATTTGTGGGAGATCACCGATCGATAAGAATACCATTCATATTCGCTTCGAAGAGGGTGAAGAGTCTAGCAATCAACTGATCGAGTTTACTCAATCAGATGGGTATGTAGAGCGTGTATTTGAGTTGGAGAAAATGACAGGGATGCAGATGGTAACTTTTATCTTCCTACCTGGAAGTCAGTTCGATTTCGGCTGGTTCCGGTTCGAATGCTAG
- a CDS encoding NAD(P)-dependent alcohol dehydrogenase: MLTGKMNAAIMDKQLSISVKQIDIPVPKDNEALIKVYCIGICGSDVHYYEHGRIGRYVVKEPIILGHELAGEVVEVGKKVSNITVGDRVAVEPGVTCGHCDYCKSGRYNLCPDVAFLATPPVNGAWAEYIVMPSDYLFKLPDSMSYEEGAMLEPLSVGFHAMMRGKVQPFDRVLITGLGPIGLLAGQAAKLFGVSEIYGTDVVPFRRELAMDMGFTAALDPVNESVEQRLNELTGGSGVTLVVESSGNAQAMADTIKLVRRGGRIVFVGLPADGVIPMDMGQFIDAEIDAYGVFRYANTYPAAIQALQHSSLEIEKIVTHRFALTDTQEALEVARKEKDTSIKVMIYPNMP; encoded by the coding sequence ATGTTAACAGGCAAGATGAATGCTGCAATTATGGATAAGCAATTATCGATTTCTGTGAAACAAATAGATATTCCCGTTCCTAAGGATAACGAAGCGCTGATCAAGGTGTATTGTATCGGAATATGTGGTTCGGATGTTCATTACTATGAGCATGGGAGAATCGGTCGTTATGTAGTGAAGGAACCGATCATATTAGGCCATGAGCTGGCTGGTGAAGTTGTTGAGGTTGGAAAGAAGGTGTCCAATATTACTGTAGGTGACCGAGTAGCGGTTGAGCCAGGAGTTACCTGTGGACATTGCGACTATTGTAAATCAGGACGATATAATTTGTGCCCAGATGTTGCATTTCTTGCAACACCCCCAGTAAATGGGGCTTGGGCGGAATACATCGTTATGCCAAGTGATTATCTATTTAAGCTTCCGGATTCCATGAGCTATGAGGAAGGTGCGATGCTTGAGCCGTTGTCGGTTGGTTTTCATGCGATGATGCGTGGTAAGGTTCAGCCGTTCGATCGAGTGCTTATAACAGGTTTGGGTCCGATCGGACTGCTTGCAGGACAAGCAGCAAAGCTATTTGGTGTTTCTGAAATCTATGGAACGGACGTTGTGCCTTTCCGGCGTGAACTTGCTATGGATATGGGCTTTACCGCAGCACTAGATCCAGTAAATGAGAGTGTTGAACAGCGACTAAACGAGTTAACGGGCGGATCTGGAGTTACACTCGTCGTGGAGTCATCAGGTAACGCACAAGCGATGGCGGATACAATCAAGTTGGTTCGCCGTGGAGGGAGAATTGTGTTTGTCGGTTTACCAGCCGATGGTGTTATTCCGATGGATATGGGACAATTTATCGATGCCGAAATCGATGCTTATGGTGTTTTTCGTTACGCGAATACCTATCCTGCCGCGATCCAAGCGTTGCAGCATTCATCTTTAGAGATAGAGAAGATCGTTACACATCGCTTTGCGCTTACAGATACTCAAGAAGCCCTTGAAGTAGCACGTAAAGAGAAGGATACCAGCATTAAAGTGATGATTTATCCGAATATGCCTTAA
- a CDS encoding GntR family transcriptional regulator codes for MSTKKDILDLLKHEILNLTLKPGTILSETVLSERFQISRTPLRDVLKQLSLESYINVYPKKGNIVSYIDLESVEQIIYLRSVLEKDIIKGLSGSLPLKGILELKKNLEEQSSAIQEEHALDHFLTLDDTFHKTLFTLAGHEFLWKLIKLSNVHYERYRRLHMLKQEKLEKILSEHHMILDCMTNHEVDKIDELVQHHLREDINSLYLLENFADYIKT; via the coding sequence ATGTCCACCAAAAAAGATATTTTGGACCTATTAAAACACGAAATTCTTAACCTAACGCTAAAGCCTGGAACCATTCTGAGTGAGACGGTATTGTCCGAACGGTTTCAGATATCCAGAACGCCTTTGCGCGATGTACTAAAGCAGCTATCACTCGAGTCCTATATTAATGTGTATCCGAAAAAAGGAAATATTGTTTCATACATTGATTTGGAATCCGTCGAGCAAATCATCTATTTAAGAAGTGTACTGGAAAAAGATATTATCAAAGGTCTATCCGGCAGCCTTCCTCTTAAAGGAATTCTGGAGCTTAAGAAGAACTTAGAAGAACAAAGTAGCGCGATACAAGAGGAGCATGCACTTGACCACTTTCTTACCTTGGATGACACCTTTCATAAGACGCTATTCACATTAGCAGGACATGAATTTTTGTGGAAGCTTATTAAGTTATCCAATGTGCATTATGAAAGGTATCGTCGCTTGCATATGCTAAAGCAAGAAAAGCTGGAGAAAATTTTGAGCGAGCATCACATGATCCTGGATTGCATGACAAACCATGAAGTAGATAAGATTGACGAGTTAGTCCAGCATCATTTGCGTGAAGATATTAACTCCTTATACTTACTAGAGAATTTTGCGGATTATATTAAAACGTAA
- the uxuA gene encoding mannonate dehydratase: MNMTWRWYGEGNDNITLDHIRQIPGVMGIVWSLHHKVAGEVWEMDEIEKVANQITSKGFSTAVVESVNVHDDIKIGLPTRDQYIDIYIDTIRKLAKVGVKVICYNFMPIFDWTRTELYKELPDGSNALFYENAAINENPRDMVNRILEGAGEFTMPGWEPERLAKLDELFAAYADVTEDKLFENLTYFLKRIIPVCEEVDVKMAIHPDDPAWPIFGLPRIVRSRDTIRRLLDAVDSPYNGLTFCTGSLGTNPQNDLPAMIREFCNRIHFAHIRNVKVFENGDFIEVSHRGRDGSVDVAEVVKAYHENGFTGYVRPDHGRHLWGEEKNCRPGYGLYDRAMGIMYLLGVWDSLENTTGVK; this comes from the coding sequence ATGAACATGACATGGAGATGGTATGGGGAAGGCAATGACAACATTACGCTTGATCATATTCGGCAAATTCCGGGGGTAATGGGAATTGTCTGGTCACTGCATCATAAGGTAGCAGGCGAAGTGTGGGAAATGGATGAAATTGAAAAGGTTGCGAATCAAATTACGAGCAAAGGGTTTAGCACTGCCGTAGTGGAAAGCGTAAACGTTCATGATGATATCAAAATTGGACTTCCGACGCGTGATCAATATATCGACATTTACATAGACACTATCCGGAAGCTAGCCAAGGTAGGTGTTAAAGTGATCTGTTACAATTTCATGCCGATCTTTGATTGGACGCGGACGGAGCTGTACAAGGAATTACCAGATGGCTCAAATGCTCTTTTTTATGAAAATGCGGCCATTAATGAGAACCCACGTGACATGGTCAATCGCATTCTGGAAGGGGCTGGCGAATTTACGATGCCTGGCTGGGAGCCGGAGCGACTTGCGAAGCTCGATGAGCTATTCGCCGCTTATGCAGATGTAACGGAAGATAAGCTATTCGAGAATTTGACCTATTTTCTGAAGCGGATTATACCTGTCTGTGAGGAAGTAGACGTTAAAATGGCTATTCATCCCGATGACCCCGCGTGGCCGATCTTTGGTTTGCCCCGCATTGTTCGCAGCCGCGATACGATCCGCCGATTACTCGACGCAGTAGATAGTCCATATAATGGATTAACCTTCTGTACAGGGTCGCTGGGTACGAATCCACAGAACGATCTGCCAGCGATGATTCGGGAATTCTGTAATCGGATTCATTTTGCCCATATTCGGAATGTTAAGGTTTTTGAGAACGGTGATTTTATTGAGGTATCTCATCGCGGACGAGATGGCAGTGTGGATGTGGCAGAGGTCGTCAAAGCGTATCATGAGAACGGATTTACGGGGTATGTGCGTCCAGATCATGGTCGTCACTTGTGGGGAGAAGAGAAGAATTGCCGCCCAGGTTACGGGCTGTATGATAGAGCTATGGGGATCATGTATTTGCTTGGCGTATGGGACAGCTTGGAGAATACGACGGGGGTGAAGTGA
- a CDS encoding mannitol dehydrogenase family protein, protein MLLLTRESIQSNAEAWKDADVELPQFDYEQVAKNTFVKPEWIHFGAGNIFRGFVANAQQKLLELGKADTGIIAATSFDYELIDKIYKPHDNLTLLVLMNARGEFTKKVISSITEAIIANKNRAQDHSRLIEIFENPSLQMASFTITEKGYALTDPNGIYLDIVKNDIEQGPEQPVHSMSVVASLAYRRYLKGQYPMTFVSMDNCSHNGDLLRNSVITIAKAWAVKGHVDEGFVTYLEDESRITFPLSMIDKITPRPSEVVRNGLQEQGIGGMDILITSRNTHTAPFVNAEVSEYLVIEDKFTNGRPLLEEAGIIFTDRETVNRVETMKVTTCLNPLHTALAVTGCLLGYTQISDEMQDQTLRTLVERIGYKEGLPVVVDPIILSPQQFLDEVLQERFANPFIPDTPQRIATDTSQKVGIRYGETIKSYVQREDLNPADLTAIPLAIAAWCRYLIGVDDEGNSFELSPDPLMESLQEHLQGVTLGDSASNVHEILNNEKIFGVPLYEIGLGSKIEGYFYEMLKGPGSVRRTLEKYLNEVIL, encoded by the coding sequence ATGCTGCTCTTAACAAGAGAGAGTATTCAATCAAATGCTGAGGCGTGGAAGGATGCAGACGTGGAGCTTCCTCAGTTTGATTATGAGCAGGTGGCGAAGAACACGTTCGTGAAGCCGGAATGGATTCATTTTGGAGCAGGTAATATTTTTCGTGGATTTGTAGCAAATGCTCAACAGAAGTTATTGGAGCTTGGGAAAGCAGATACAGGGATTATCGCTGCTACCTCCTTTGACTACGAGCTGATCGATAAGATTTATAAGCCGCATGATAATTTAACACTTCTTGTGCTAATGAATGCACGTGGCGAGTTTACGAAGAAGGTCATTAGCAGCATTACTGAGGCGATTATTGCAAACAAGAATCGAGCGCAAGATCACAGCCGTCTAATTGAAATATTTGAAAATCCGAGCTTGCAGATGGCTAGCTTCACCATCACGGAGAAAGGCTATGCTTTGACGGATCCTAATGGAATTTATCTTGATATCGTGAAGAATGATATAGAACAAGGACCTGAGCAGCCTGTACACAGCATGAGTGTTGTCGCTTCACTTGCTTATAGACGATATCTTAAAGGTCAGTATCCGATGACATTTGTTAGTATGGATAACTGCTCGCATAACGGGGATTTGCTGAGAAATAGCGTGATTACTATCGCCAAAGCATGGGCTGTGAAAGGGCATGTGGATGAAGGCTTCGTAACGTATCTCGAAGACGAGAGCCGCATTACATTCCCATTGTCGATGATCGATAAAATCACACCCCGCCCGTCAGAAGTTGTTAGAAATGGCTTACAGGAGCAAGGAATTGGCGGAATGGATATCCTTATAACCTCGAGAAACACCCATACCGCACCTTTCGTTAACGCAGAGGTCAGTGAATATCTGGTCATAGAGGATAAGTTTACGAATGGGCGACCATTATTAGAAGAAGCGGGTATCATATTCACAGATCGTGAGACCGTGAACAGGGTGGAAACGATGAAGGTTACGACCTGTCTCAACCCATTGCATACTGCATTAGCGGTCACTGGATGCCTGCTAGGCTATACTCAGATATCGGATGAGATGCAGGATCAGACATTGCGTACATTGGTTGAGAGGATTGGCTACAAGGAAGGATTGCCTGTAGTTGTAGATCCGATCATTCTAAGTCCACAGCAATTCTTGGATGAAGTGCTACAAGAGCGATTTGCGAATCCGTTTATTCCAGACACCCCGCAGCGAATTGCGACAGATACGTCGCAGAAGGTAGGCATTCGCTATGGGGAAACGATCAAATCCTATGTACAACGAGAGGATCTTAATCCAGCGGATTTGACGGCGATTCCCTTAGCGATTGCTGCGTGGTGCCGCTATTTGATCGGAGTGGATGACGAAGGGAATTCATTTGAGCTCAGTCCTGATCCATTAATGGAGTCACTTCAAGAACATCTGCAAGGCGTGACTTTGGGAGACTCAGCTTCGAATGTTCATGAGATTCTAAACAATGAGAAGATCTTTGGTGTACCGTTGTATGAAATCGGCCTTGGTAGCAAGATTGAAGGATATTTTTATGAAATGCTAAAGGGTCCAGGATCTGTACGGAGAACGTTGGAAAAGTATTTGAATGAAGTGATATTGTAG